The window GAGCCAATTGAGAGCCCAAGATATTTGAATTCCTCAGCTTTGGTACAGCAAGTCATCGCCAACCCAAACAGCTACTGAAGGATTGTTAAAACAATTCAGTCCATCAAAAAAaggatttatttacatttaggAGTTATCTCTATATTCATGCCTGGATGGCTTAAAAGGGGCCAGTAGTGACCCatttactgtatataaaagcTGGATGTTCCTTAAAGTGCTGAAAGGCAAAGCTAATGTGATCACGCCTTAAACCTGAATCTTTTTCTAACAGTCAACAGGTGGTGACTTCTCTGCTTATATAAAGAAGATCCATTAATATAAGCATGtttccactctttttttttatggaATTTGAggctcattttgtaaattacaaTATTATTTAGTATAAGTCAAGCTACTTTGTACTAACTTACTACTGTTGATGCTGTTGATGCATTTGTTACTTCTGAGCTGGAATATTCTAAGTTTCTATTGTTAACAGGCTGTTATAAAAATACTAATACATACTAGAATGAGAGATAATTTTCTTCTATGCTGGCTTCTTTTTACTGATTCCCTGTGAAGTCCAAAATTGAATTTAAGATCCTTTTCCTCACATAAACAGTCCTGGCCCCATCCCAATAGTGAAAGTGTGCTTATGGCCATCGTAGAGCTCTTCCTAAGGGAATTCCCACCATTGCCAagtgcttgtttttgttgtaagCAGTGTCCTCAGTCAGATTCACCTTTTCACCTCTGGTTTAATAATGACACAATTCAAAATGTTTAATCTGAAGCTTTACAAAGGGACATTACAAAACACAGAGGTTGATGTCTCTGTGGTGATGTGATGTGTAATTTGTGTTAAATTCCTTTTGAAACACATGTTAAACAGTTCTCTAGAACTTATTTTCTCCACCTATGAACCTAAAAGCTGAATTCTATGGTTTCAGAAGAAGAGTAAGGGCTGCATTTGCACTCTTCTCTTCACTTCATAAGTTTAGGGTACCACACAAGCTTTGCTGCTGCTGGGCTGCTTGTTAAAACTGATGCTCTCATACCTCGTTAATTATATTTCCACTTCTTTTCAGTGGTGCCCAAGATCTTAGGGCTATTTTATACCCAGCACTTTGTGAACTGTTCGACAATGTCACACCCACTGTCACCAGCTGCAGTTTCTGCTGGCTGTGCACCTTCTGATTTTTGTAACCTGATGCAGCTGGGTTGAAGAAGCGAGTGTACGACTGTCAGAGTTTACCACCGTTTCAATGACACATTGGTACAGAAGCTCAGAGATTATATAGAGAGAAATGTTGTTAAAGGTAGATGTAGCCTCCATGAAGTCATCCATCGCTTTTGGGCTCTGCATTTTGTCTTTAGTCTCTATAAAGCCTCCATGTTGGCCTTTCACAGCTCTAAAGCCTCGAAGCAATTGGTGTACAGAGCTAACTACAGTTATGCAAGTTAATAAAagctttttcatttattcacaTTTAAACATTGCCACAGATTTCTATGTGTGAGAAAAGGGGCCTGAAAGTGTGTCAATGGAGCATTTTTCAATAAAATATCTTGAAAAATGTTTGATATGTGAAGCTAAAATTTTGTTTCATTCCATTGTTAAATCTTTAAACATCttaaatgtttgcacattttagtgttgtttctttcctttcttgaAACGTTGTGCTGCTGTTATGTCCTTCATTTATATACCATGTACTGGGTTATAAAGCACTTTCTGACGCTATACTGTATAACTAAGTATGACATTCTTGCTTGAACATGCACAGATGGATCTTTTGGTATTGTCATATATTGTCCATAAAAGTTgagaaaatattaaacattCCACCCTGAGTGGAGCCCACAGGCCCTCATCTCAATATAGTCTAGACTAGAAACACATTTCATTATGATGCAACAAACGTCAGCAGTATTGCTAACATCCTCCAAACTCATGCACATCTGAGTGATCACTTCTTTACAACTCTGTAATTTCGAACAGGAACTCAACACCGGTCCTTTACACTGCTTTTTATAAAAGACCTCTGAATTGATGTCTACTTTTAGCTGGGTGCTTTCACTGAAGGCCTATATTTAACTCAGTCACTTCATGTGAATGTTTAAACCTGCACCCTCCTCACACAGCACGCACACGGCAGCTGTTTTGCATGCATGTAAATGATGGCAACTCCTCGCCAGCTGGCTAtggcacattttattttatttttctctgacGAAAAGGAAGTGGAGCTGATTTCCTCTTGTGATACCATCGCCAGCACGTCTTCCCTCTAAAGAGGCACACGAATGACCCACACAGGCTAAAACAGTGACACATTCACAGCTAAGATGGCACAGATTAAGATGGAAAAGTTGACCCCTTGTCCCCCTTAACACAAAGTGGAGAGGCGGAAAGAAGAAGAGATTCTCACTCACCTTGATCGGCATGGTGCTGTGAAGAAACTGACCAATGCGTGTCTGGGAAAAGGCAGTGGCAGACAAATACTGTGTGATATCAGCTCTTAGGCTGACTGTGGTGAAATGAGGAGCCAAGTGCTGCAGCGACTGTAGAGCATCCTCAccacttcctctctttctctccctctctctctctctcgctctgtctgTTTGTCCCCCCGCCTACCTATTATTTCCCAGCACATACATGACTCACTCTGAGTTGTAGTTGTGAAAGGTTTAAAAGTGCAAGATGTTAAAATATCAATGTAGGAAAAAGtcttgaaaataaataaagtgcatGACAGCTTTTAAAAGCTTTCTACCACAAATTTGGTCACATAAATATTGTTTACAGTAATGGTATAAAGCTAGCTCATAGGGTTATGTTCTAATATTAATATATGAGCTTAGAAGGAGATTTTTATTAAGATATGAAATTGGAAAAAGCACAAAAGTTGGTTGACAGGAAATGAGGGGAAAGACACAGGAAATGACATGGTGCAAGGATCAAGAACTCCTTAAGAGTTACATATTTGAGATACTCTACCTTGATCTGAAATTCATATTTCCTGGTTTCTTTCTGGAAtaagattttacattttataaaggttttttaaaaataggttTGACCACTCAAAACCTATACATTCAATACAGCACCTTATTTACCTCACCTGCCTGGCCAGTTTAGAATCCCCAGGCTACCTAACAGGGATGTCTCTGGACTTCAGCCGGAACAAGAAGAACAtaaacttcacacagaaaggGACCGACCAGCAGATCTGAACCCAAAACCTTGTTACTGTGAGGCGACGGCGTATGTTCTGCTATTGCAGCATCTGAAACAACCGTGTCCACGGTCTCATTTCCGTCTAGGTGACCCAGTCTCTCTGCCTTTGTTTCCTTCCTGTTGTCGGTAAAGCCATCCCCCGTCTTCCTCAATAACTTCAAACGCATTAAAAAACCTTTTGGGCTTTTGAGAAGAAGCCAAGTCACTTGTCACAGAGTAACTGTTACCACAGCACCGGACATCAAATATAAatgcactttgtttttgtttaaatctgGTCATCCAGTGGCCTTTAAAAAGTGTCCCTTGATGTCTAAATTAAATTgataaaattaatgaaatcaAGTGGCCTTTTCAGAATGATACTATTTTGAATTCCACCTAATGTCAACACAAGTTCACTATAACCTACTGAGCGACCCAATCATTGTTTCAAAAGTGCAAatgcaagtcttttttttttttttttatgaagtcaGGGGTTGTTATGTGGTAGTGGTTTTATCTTtgcaaaaagaaacagcagGATGGACTGTCTTAGCAGCACCTTTACCTTTGTCCCACTTGATCAACACCCCCACACAGCCTAGTGTTCTGATACTCTTGTGATCGAAAGTAAACAGAAGTTGGAATGTCTTAGAGGTAGATTCAACACATTattataaatgtattaaaaggTCAAAGTGTAAGCATTCATTTTCACATGCTTTCATGTGAAAATGAAGTtcacaggactctgtgcagccCTAAACTAAGTGCACCCTTACAGCTTCAACAGGATTGAAGAAGGTAAGTGGCAGCCTGGTTCCACTTagcaaatgcacttgattaaatatttttcactaaatgtacctgtatattgtttacatgtttgaaataaattaacaaaacaaacaaacaaaacaaacaaattatcaTTAGGAAGTGTGACCAACAGAAATTTGGGCAGTTTGTTGGTCTGCACAAATATTGCCTGTTTGGAAGGACTgtcaggagaaagcctcttctctttaCAAACCACATGGCAGGACATCTTAGGACTAAACAAATtgcaagacttctggaacaatgtcatTTAGCcagacaagaccaaagtggacATGTGTGGTCATAATGCACAGTGATACACTTGGTGAAAACCAAAAACAGCATATAAAAACACCTTATACCAAGTGTCaaacacggtggtggaggggttataatttgggcttgttttgcggCCACAGGACCTGAGCACCTTGTGGTCATTAAGTTAAGCATGAACTCATGAGTTACTCATGAGTAACACTGAACACATGAACACTGATGTATTCCTGTCTCAAACATAAGGTCGGCTGCTCGACGAGTAAAGCCTGGGAACAGGACCATGATCTCAAGCACACTatcaaatctacaacagaatgactgaaaaatagaaaaatcctAGTGTTGCAATGGCCTGGTCAGAATCCAGACCTAAACGTGAGTGAAATGGTGTGGGGGACATAAAGAGAGCTGTGGATAAACTAATGTCTGCAAACTGCAATAAACTGAAGCaatgtaaagaagagtgggctaAAATCCTCCTATAACAACATCAGAGACTGAGAAAGCTGATAAATCATGATTTGAAGTAAGTGCTGCTTTAAGTGACTCTACAAGCCACTGAATCACGGGGTGTAGTATTTCACACTATGCCTTAGAGGTGTGAAAAGCCAAGATAGAGGCTTTATAGAGCCAGACTTTGAGACTTCAAAATGCAGAGCCCAAAACCAATAGATGGACTTCACGGATGCTACGTCTATCATTAATTCAGTGGACGGGCCTCATGGAACATGTAGTGAAAGGCACCTACTTCCACATTGACTTTTATATTTGATGGAAGTATTTGTTGGCTTTTTGTTTGCCATGGTTCCTAATTTAACGTATCACACATTGTCAGGTGGGCAGACACAGTTAACCTGATCACAGCATGAACCAAATGAGGTGCGTTAACTTCCTGTAAAGTGCAGCATTCATACGGTACTACTATGTAAACACCGTCATTTTGTATTGTGTACAAACTGGAAGAAAGTTggtttattatcattattagcCTGTTTGTTTGTCCATTTTCACCAACCAGTTTGAAGTCTATTGACAGTTCTTTATTTCTGTATATGTTTAATAACCTTCCACCATTAATCATTTAATCTTTGGTGTTAAAGAGGCACCGCATCTAAGAGGCCACAAACATGATGCAGTCATGAAGAAGTTATTCTTGGTTAATCGCGATTGCATCAGTATCATTCTGCAGAATAAACActcacttcctgtcagtttttTAGCCCTTCCCCTGCCATAAACGTAGAACTGACTATGACGTTTAAATAACCTTAGTTTTGCATAAATGTATGCATTGCTCATGTCTGCACGATATCATATGGTCCCGGTAAGTTCCAGATGGCTTACGAGTTGTTACATGAAATTACTGAAGCTTTTTCATGCATGAAAAGATCATGTATGAATTCATGTTTCCTAAAATAAAATTTGGCTCTGAGTCAGTAGTCTCCTTATTGGATGAGGGTTAaagtttaaattcattttaattaaaggtCTTTGGTGGAATAGTACCAAAGAAAATGAGTAAATTTCCACCACAAAGCATTTCCTCTGACTGAGCACAGACAGGGAAGGGGAAGTTTTCTACACCCTGACATAAAAGTGCCTTCTCAGATACACTTTAAGGCACtgatgtcagtgtttctttctTTAGGAGCTTCTATGTGTCCTCTAGGGGGAGCAGTTGCAGCTCTGGCACATACCCTCCCATTGCCAGTAATGATAGTTATTTATCGAAGCTTTTCCTGTTGTTTGTCATATTTATACTTGTCTCCTCcctttcttttgtttcctttaatcttgctccttcctcttttttatgctgattttatattgttattgtttACGCCTAAAAGCAGTTCTCCATCGCTTACTCTccctttctgtctgtcttcctctttttttctctctccagcCCTTCTTTCGTCTCCCCTTTGTCCTCTAAGTGGGCCAGAGGTCTGCTTGTCTGAAGTTCGTTTGGGAACACTATAGGGGACAGATTGCACACTCCTTAAACATCAAGACGGTGACTAGAGGCGATCGTATATCAGCTCAGTCCACCAAGGTTGAACACACAACTTTTGTCACATTTGCCTGCTAGTCAGTCATGAGGCTTCACAGCTGCTGGTTTGCTGCTGGCTTTAAGTTTGATTTGACTCCAGCAGATGGTCATTAATAGAGAGATTCATTCAATGCTGAATACAGGAAACTGTTTTGTCCTCTCTCTATTGCCAttggttttttttgtcccactttcatgaaaaatgttttaaatattcatgTAAAAAAATTTGGTGTTATCTAAAAAGGAAGTCTTAAGCCTGAGGTGAAAACAagtaaacataaaacaaaatacaggAAGTcttgctgttttttatgtggtgTAAGTATAACCACAGAAATCTGCAGAGGCCCTTTGTTTGCAGTTGAAATTGCATTTTAAGTCAGTTCTGAGAACATGTTGGCAAAAACCCCCAATTCCAAGTCTGCATTGTGGGTTTGAGTAACATGTCCAGAAAATGTCACAGTTATGTAATGGTTATGCAGTGTTGTGTAATATTATGcacaatacaatttaaaaaacaacaacaaacaaagacCGCATTAGACCACCTTTAGCTTTGATTACAGCCTGTGGCGTTTTTTTAACACCATAACTCAGAGGAATATAGAACAtccaaatataaaaatgactgtCATGAAACACAGGGAAAGGAGGAGAGGACACGACAAAGGGCAAGGGGAGACGCAATGCATACAAAAGGTAAGgtgggaaacacagcaggaacaaaTCAGGAATAACAAGACAAGGGAAGTTAAACTCAACACAAGGCACACGAGATGatagactatcaaaataaaacaggaaataacttAAGGTGAGACAaagggggtgtccaaattcatgggttGCATCCTCATCCGAATGCAgccaacaaatgcgtcctccttttccccgaatttgaaggatgggtcgggtgtgtccttcgttgcccaccatatcccagaattcatagcgtggcccagccaattcaagtttccaacaatggcggccgctactaagttttaaaattactcttattactctttctgggtcacaaaataaacttttaacatattttcaggcaagaaagTAGccgtgtaaacttcaaatatctgctcggtttatcaagatatcgcatatttgcaaaagtgctctgacgttttctgagacgtctgttacccaccagctcgatagctagccgggagctcgagggtcactggaGCCGCCGAAAACGGCACAACTCccagcacatcattttcagatcaccgcggactttcgctactcaggttaaacgtaatatataagtcacttagataacctaaaaatgttattgtttggcttttttcagtgttttatttgttcgtgagtaaattggtttggctgagatcaaagttattagattagattagataaaataaaactttattaatcccccgggtggttttcacacagctgaataaatgtcaaacagaaaactaattaaagtgtgagatggtcgagaatttacaccagtgtcctgttatattttagatagcaaggagcagacggccgagtttattaaactccaccgagacagcggtgacgcaaatctgaaggctagaccgtccaatttcacagccgtttacttccggcctacccgaccttctgaggacctgGCCTACGTAGACcgtgaaggccgggtcctcaggaggatgcagcccatgaatttggacacccctaaAGACTTAAACATACAAATTTGATGCAGCAAGACAACCATAGAGACAGGACTGAAGGAACAGAATGGGATCATCAAAGGGAGCTCACACATCTATAGCCATCCTAAGCAACAAACTAAAGGCACAAAtgacaaaaagacacaaaagtaCCAGAATAACTGAAGACCGTAAACAATATGAAACTAAAACCAAAAATCATGAACCCACAGAATTCAAAACTCTGAGTTTATAACTGCAGTTTGATGTTTGACCACTATCACAGGTTTTAATAATGCATCGGACAGTTCTTAACCTAGTTTCAGCAGCTTCAGTAATCTCAACTGTTTTCTTGGTTTACCTGTTTGCTTAGTTAAATCCAGGTGGaggcttcttctttttcttcttcttcttcttctttaagcCAGGCAGTATATGTCCATTACGTATCCAGGTAAAAGTATAACTGAGATcaaaaatctcattttcaagaATGACCCAgccacaacacaaacacataaaaccAACATCCAGATCATCTGTAATGTAGGATCAAGGTCAAAACACGAACAATTTCTAACAAATTTCTGGCCAGTGACATCAATGACAAACACTGTTTTCTCTGTTACTCATAAAGGAGCTGTGCGATAGTTGCTGGATCTCAGAATATAGTCTTAGCTCAATATTCTAGCACAGTCGTTTAATTTATGTGTTCTTATGTGTAACTTGTTAGTTAAATAAAGTCTAAAAGCATGACCAAGTCTAACTTTGCCTTTTCAGTTTTTAGTTCTTAAAAATTTCAGTGTGACTCAACTGGATGTTGTTTTATCGGTGGGTGTGCTGAACAACCGTCTCACTACGCTCATGTTTATTTCAGTGAGTGTGAGCAAACTATCTTCGTGAGTCGTTTCATCATCACCACAACATTGTGAAAGCCAGAGCCACAACGTGATGACTCAGGAACAAGTCGAGTAGTGTTTTCAAACCTTTAGAAACAGGCAGCTCTTACTGAGGACAGAACACTTCCACAACATATTTGACACAGACGAACTCTAAATAACATAGAAAAATGCTCTATTAGAAGTAAAAGCCCTGCTTTAAAGCACTCTGAATAACACAAGAAACTCCTGTAAAGTAAAAGAAGTTTCACAGAACAGACGCGGTGTTATTGATTTAATTACTTGAACTATAGTTAGCTAGTTTCATCACTGGTGCCCAGCTTGAGAGTCCGGCCTATCTAAGAGGCCACCATATAAATCTGAGGAGTGGTGAGATGATTTTGATTTATAAATACTAGATGAGGAATCCAAACAGCTTTTTGCATTAGGTTCCAAAGCTCAAAAATTGGTAAAAAGAGGTTTGAtctttaatatatatatttatagttAATTCTGTTGAAATTGAgatgttttattatgttttgggtAAAAATATTTGCTTTATGCTGTAAAAAAACAATACGTCCTTGTGAGATGCAGATGGCACACACGTTTAAAGAGGCACTGACGTCTCACATGGCTGACTGTCAGAGCTGTTTGCCttgtcagttttgcagcatcagTCTCAGCCTGTAAGTTGGTCAGAGTCACAGTGTTGATGCAGCTGTGCTCATCGGTCACAGTCTGGGTGAACCTCTGCCCTCTGCGCTGCTGGGAGGCTTTTAGGCatctaaaacaaacacacaaagatacGCCGGAGATGAAAACAAACTCctgagcatttttaatgaacaACACAGCACAGCCAGTGCAGGGCTTTCACAGTTATTTGCACTAGACAGAGAGGAGAAGAGCAGGTAGAAAGCAAACCCAAGCAAAACCCAAGTAAttaacagagaaaagaaaatacagagaCACATTTAGAGTGACAGACAAGATAGTCAACCATGCTACACTGCTGAGCTCAAAGTATCCAGTAAGCACCAATCATAAAGTACATCTGCagccaaaagtaaaaaaaaaacaaaacatgctcATCTGTGTCACATTATTCAGCAATCGATGCAATATTCAGTAGTTTGGTGATCAAAAGGCACCACATGTCTGTACAAAACTTTGAGGCTATTTATCAAGTATATCTGGAGATATTTAATGTAAATGTGGCAAATTAGATAATGGgtaaaaaactgtgtttttaaaaagaaactaatGAGAAGTTTCATACTGGGTCAACCAGCAGGCCTGACTTTGCCCTCCCTTGTGACATACACAAGACAGGTAAAATATTTAGTTATAAAGGTAGAAAAGACAGAATCAAAATCATGATAtgaaaaaagtataaaatgttAGCATTAAACCTGAAGACAGCTGTTTCTCCAGATGTTCGATGTACTGCTGGCGTCTGTCGATCATTCTCTCCCACGCAGAGACCTCAGAGGTCAGGCTGGCAAGTCGTCGGGCCTGTTTATCAACGAGAACCTGCAACACAGCAAAGATGTTAAAGTGTAAGAAGAAGATCTCTGAACTTCACTGATAAATGCATCGAAGCAACTGCTGAAGCTTTCTTCTTTGTAAGGTTCAGTCAGCATGCACAGCTCCTGATCCAGGACAGCTCCAGTGCTAATGGTACAGCAGCTGTTGATATTTATGCAGCATTTGGAAagtttgtcatgtttttaacaCCCTCACATTTGACTTCCTTGCCTCAGTAGCTCTGTTAATGTTGGTAAGGTAATGTTGGCTGAAACCTGCCCACATATAAAGAGATCGCTTGGTAGTGGCCATTTCCAGCTCCAGTTGCTTAAGTAATGTGCTAATTTATTTACCACCCCCTCATATGTGAGTCATCAAGATACtttgcaaaacatttttttgcaaCAAACACGAGTGTGACTGATGACTTGGTCTCTTCATGATTCCTGATAATTTATTGGTTAACTTCCTGGTTTTTGCTCACCTTCATGGAGCTGATGCCAGTGCAAGCCCCACCCCCTGACCTTGCCTCAGTCAGGCTCTTCATACTCTGGAGGATCCGGTTCATGCGGCATTGAATGGCTGCCTGTTCAGTCTCCAGATCCTCCGACTCCTTCTGCAGGTCTCTGACTGTCCTCCATTGTCTGTCCCTCCTGGCAGACAATGTCTGCAGGACCTTCCTCACCTGAGAGagaaacacatttaaatcagcCAAACCACCAAGGAAGATACAGAGCTATGGGCTTGAAATCTAATATTTTATGCCATTTTAGGTGATTTTGATTAATAAAAAGTAGAAGACCTGTAATTTTATCAATAATTTCAGCTTAACAAAGCTGCCATATTCAGTGTTATATTTTACCCAGCTTACAAAGGACAGcacaaatatataatataataataatataacaatCAGTAAATTAGTAGCTAGTGTGTTAGAGTAGTgttatttttaatcaaataacACTACACTAACACACTAGTGTAGACTCCAAAATTTTAGACTCCAAAATGAACTGTTTTCTTCAAAGTTGTTAGTTGTAGCTTTAAAAAACATCCAAAATATATAATCTGAAGCATATGCTGGCGATTTTGGGACAAAGATTGCACACTAGGTTGTCTGATTTGCTGTGAAAAGTAATTTACAGAGCTCTCACTCACCTGTTTGTGAGTCCGTCCAACTTGTATATTTTTCTTACGAAGGCTCTCCAAACGCTTTGTTGCCCCGTCCATCTCTCTTCCCATCATTTCGCCGTGCTGCTCCAGTCGCTCCACGTTCTCACTCACCTCTTCCAGCAGGTGAGCCAGACCCAGCGAGAGCATCTTCACCTGAGACACAGGGACCTGACCTAGTGCAGGTGAACACCAGACATGGTGAAGTCCTACCAGTAAAGTGGACAACTGCAACACTTGGCTCACCCTCATGCTCCAAAACTTCATCAGTTAGCGGCTTTAAATCCCTCTATTCAAGTCTACTGACAACTCAGAAGCACATCTGATTAAATACCAGAGTACCAGCAGCTGTTGAGCTGTCGAGAGGTGACTAAACGTCTGCAGGGCCTGTAGTGTACTGATATGTCTCGGATGTTCCCAGAGGAGGTCTGGAGCTCTGTATGGTGAAGGATAGAGGGATGAGGAGAGGGTGGAGAGCCACATGGAGGCAAGAAGGGGTGTTCCCAGTCTGACGTATGAATTATAAAATAGGAGAATTTAACCACAAGTTTGAATattatatttaacatcacaggcTGGCTTGTAATATATATTCATTGTATGAATTTTAAGTGATCAATACACTAATACATTTCTTTCACATGTGCACATCACACATTGTTTGCACACGGAAAATTGTTTAATAACTCCTTAAAGAAAGACGAACAATAACAAACGTTTGCAATGTTTAATAGTTTAAACTAAAGCCAACACTTTGCTGAACTTtgaacacatttttccctaTGTGAAAGAGCCAGTGTTGCATTTAtacatgaaagaaagagagaaagagagacgcCTGCTGGTTGTTTCAGGAGCTGCGATGAGCTCTGTACTTCTACAAAGTGAACTGGATATACAGGATATTTATTTCTTCCTCCAAGCTAAGTCTGTGGTTGGTTAGAGGGAACACTATGTTTAAATCATATGCAAAAATAACATCAACGACAACAATATTGTTACTAATGAAGTAAAGTGCAACTCCAAGATCAGCCACACTGATCAGGAGTAATATTTTCTGACTCTCACACAGTACCAGCTCTAACAGTTTCAGATCCTCGTGTTGGGGAA is drawn from Pelmatolapia mariae isolate MD_Pm_ZW linkage group LG7, Pm_UMD_F_2, whole genome shotgun sequence and contains these coding sequences:
- the LOC134632394 gene encoding uncharacterized protein LOC134632394; the encoded protein is MKFWSMRVSQVLQLSTLLVGLHHVWCSPALGQVPVSQVKMLSLGLAHLLEEVSENVERLEQHGEMMGREMDGATKRLESLRKKNIQVGRTHKQVRKVLQTLSARRDRQWRTVRDLQKESEDLETEQAAIQCRMNRILQSMKSLTEARSGGGACTGISSMKVLVDKQARRLASLTSEVSAWERMIDRRQQYIEHLEKQLSSDA